GGAACACTGACATTTTACGAACCGGAAAGCAGGATTTATGGTGCATTAGGTCATGTTATTACCGATGTTGGATCAACTGAACCATTCGATTTATCTGAGGGAAAGATAATTGGGGCGAGCGTTCAGGCAATTCATCCGGGAAAGCGCGGCCTGCCGGGGGAAAAAATTGGGATATTTCAGGACGACAAGCAGATTAACGGCACTATTTCGAGGAATACGAAACTTGGCATCTTTGGAAATCTGCAAAAGCCTCTCGATAACAACGGCAATAACATGCTGATGACCGTAGCGCCAGCGAGTCAAATTCACGAGGGGACGGCAGAAATCCTGACTGTATTGAAAGATGAACAGGTCGAAAAATTTTCAGTTGAGATAATGAAAATCAACTTAAAAGCCGTGCAGGATGGTAAAGGGATAATTATAAAAATTACTGACCCGCGCCTTCTCGAACAAACCGGCGGAATTATTCAAGGTATGAGTGGAAGCCCAATTATTCAAGATGGAAGCCTTGTTGGCGCGGTAACCCATGTTTTTGTAAATGATCCGACGAGAGGTTACGGTGTGCCGGTGGAGTGGATGCTGCGGGAAGCGGAAATATTTCCTATGGAAAAAAATATTAAAATGGCAAGTTAGAAAACATAAGCTTTGCGGGATTTACTATGCCAACAATTACCATTTTTTTAAAATCACATGAAGGATTTTTTTTTTTGCCGTCGAATCATTTTGATTATACTATAAATTACAAAATATAGAAATTAGGAGGCGGGCAAATTAGATGACAGGAAAGTCTATACGATTAATGATCGCAGATGATAATAGAGAATTCTGCGAATTACTGAAAGAATTTATTAACCAGCAGGAAGACTTGGATCTTATTGGTATAGCCTATAATGGTTTGGACGCGCTGCAAATGATCAGGGAAAGCAATCCTGACATAATCGTCCTTGATATTATCATGCCGCATCTTGACGGTATCGGTGTGCTGGAAAAACTTGTTTCGGACAGCACCTTCAATAAACCGAAAGTAATTATGTTGACTGCTTTTGGTCAGGAAAGTGTGACCCAAAAAGCGGTTGAACTGGGAGCGGACTATTATATTCTAAAACCTTTCGATTTTAATGTTTTAGCTACCAGGATTCGCCAATTGGCAGAGGGAATAAATGTGACGCAGTATATTACACCGGTAAAACCAAAAAATCTTGATGTGGCTGTTACTAATATTATTCATGAAATGGGTGTGCCCGCGCATATAAAAGGTTATCATTATCTGAGAGACGCTATTCTGATGGTTATTAGTGAGGTAAGTTTACTTGGCGCTGTTACAAAAGAGCTTTATCCAATGATTGCCATGAAGTATCAAACAACACCCAGCAGAGTTGAGCGGGCGATCAGGCATGCGATAGAGCTAGCCTGGGACCGTGGAAACGTTGAGATGATGACTAAATTTTTTGGTTATACGATTAACCTTGAGCGCGGCAAACCTACGAATTCGGAATTTATCGCCATGGTGGCCGACAAACTGCGGATTGAAACGAAGGTCAGTTAAAATCTGATAATATTCCTAATTGTCACTAAAAAACACTTCCCATTTTATTGGTTTCACGCTAATAAACAGGAGGTGTTTTATTTTTGCTAACTTTGAATTTACGTTAATAGTTACGCATATTTATTTATAAGGTGATTTTATGGATACTGGATTTATTTCGAATTGGCTGCAGGCGATTGCAACTTTACTGGCGGCTTTTGTAACAATATTAACATATATAATATATAGACGTTTGAACAATGTTGAAAAAACTAAAATAGTGCTCGATATTTATGAACGTCTATTTACAAGAAAAGAATGCATAAAGATAATTGAAAAAATTGAATTAGGGGAAGGCAAATTTTGGATACCTGTTGAAGATAAAGAAATCCAAAATAGAGAAGATATTATAACTGATTTAGAAATAGATGAATATCTGGGTTTTTTTGAATTACTTGGTGATTTAGTAAAGAGAAACATAATTGATTTTAAAGATGTTTATAACGCGTTTAGTTACTATATAAAAATGACATGGAAACATAAAGGTATCAGAGAATATATCGATGATTTAAGAAATGATGAGAAAGATCCGGAAATATATGAAAATCTTGAATATTTAAGTGGAATGGTTATTCTAAGATCAGAAGGTGGTTTTAATTTGAGTCAATTTGTAAAAGAAATTACAGGTTTAGTGTTAATTATTTTGTTTTTCGCATTAATCGGTGTCGGAATTAACAATGAAAATTTTACAATTATTTTTCTTGGAATAGGTGGTGCAATAGCTTCTGCATTATTCTGGTATTCCTCGTTACAGAATAAAATCTATAATAAAATAGCTAATTCTGCGAGGCATCATAACAATAGTGATATCAAATAACTATTTTTAATCACAATTCTTTCCATTTCAATATTATTAATTTTTCCGGTATAATAAATTATAGAATAATAATCCCACAGAAGAAAAAATTTATATATTTTTACCAGTATTGGAGGATTTTCATTGAAGGAACAAACTTTAACGACTAATAATCTGGTAAAATTAATAAAATGGACAAGATCGGTAGATGTTACTATACCAGTTTCAAATGTTGAGATATTTCAACGTGTTGAAAAAATAAATACGTTTCTTATGGAAAATGCTATCTTGCAGGTTCAAATATTTATTAAATTATTCGCGCTAACCTCCTCTAAAGAAGAAAACAAGGCTAATATTAGCAAGTCCACGGTATTTACAAAGGACGTGGAGA
This DNA window, taken from Pelotomaculum isophthalicicum JI, encodes the following:
- the spoIVB gene encoding SpoIVB peptidase, with amino-acid sequence MRGKKRGLLDNIFLFLSGTLIIYGFLFSSGWHVAVSEPLKLNIPVPIYCNNIIAQLRQGFNDHQESPVNIVPQVRVVPGGQSIGVLLRSQGVIVVGHSIIQDQSGNKVNPAGDAGISIGDVILKINGEDVKSEGQVRDLAARAGASGQALDLEVKRGGDIFYTKINPVYCTETSRYRIGLLIKDSAAGLGTLTFYEPESRIYGALGHVITDVGSTEPFDLSEGKIIGASVQAIHPGKRGLPGEKIGIFQDDKQINGTISRNTKLGIFGNLQKPLDNNGNNMLMTVAPASQIHEGTAEILTVLKDEQVEKFSVEIMKINLKAVQDGKGIIIKITDPRLLEQTGGIIQGMSGSPIIQDGSLVGAVTHVFVNDPTRGYGVPVEWMLREAEIFPMEKNIKMAS
- the spo0A gene encoding sporulation transcription factor Spo0A, producing MTGKSIRLMIADDNREFCELLKEFINQQEDLDLIGIAYNGLDALQMIRESNPDIIVLDIIMPHLDGIGVLEKLVSDSTFNKPKVIMLTAFGQESVTQKAVELGADYYILKPFDFNVLATRIRQLAEGINVTQYITPVKPKNLDVAVTNIIHEMGVPAHIKGYHYLRDAILMVISEVSLLGAVTKELYPMIAMKYQTTPSRVERAIRHAIELAWDRGNVEMMTKFFGYTINLERGKPTNSEFIAMVADKLRIETKVS
- a CDS encoding DUF4760 domain-containing protein → MDTGFISNWLQAIATLLAAFVTILTYIIYRRLNNVEKTKIVLDIYERLFTRKECIKIIEKIELGEGKFWIPVEDKEIQNREDIITDLEIDEYLGFFELLGDLVKRNIIDFKDVYNAFSYYIKMTWKHKGIREYIDDLRNDEKDPEIYENLEYLSGMVILRSEGGFNLSQFVKEITGLVLIILFFALIGVGINNENFTIIFLGIGGAIASALFWYSSLQNKIYNKIANSARHHNNSDIK